A window of Kyrpidia spormannii genomic DNA:
GCCAGCAAGGATGCCCCCATCAATAAACCAAGAGAGGAAGAACTGGATCTGGCTCGCCACTACGGCCAGTACATGGCCACCCTGTTAAAGTCGTCCAAGTAAACTAATGGTAAACCAACCATGCGGGCCCTCTGGATTCGATTTGCCGGGGGGCCTTTTACGTGGCCATTGTCTTACAATAATGCTTTGAGCCTGCGTGTAAAGTCAGCGGTGAAAACGCCTTTTTTTGCGGCGTCAACCATGAGAACGAGCAGTTCATCTTCATTGATGTCAAGAGGGCGAAGAATGAGTCGTTCATTGTCGTTCTTGTTCATCTTGTAATATGCGAAGCGGATTTCATCTTGCTGCGTTTGGTGAACATAAATTCGCTCAATTGCACTTACGGTATCACCTACCTTTAGCTTCGCTTGTTTTAGAAGGTCGCAGTAATCAGTTCTTTTGATCACGTCAAATCTATTGATTTTTTCTGTATGTTGGATTAAATTAAACTCCATGAGAAGCTTGGCTATAGCTAGGCTGATAAGCGAATTTTTGCTTAACTTTGTAGTTTCCGCCAAAGCCGTCAACCCGTCGTCTAGGTCGGAATCAATGTACATGTTGAACCTTACCTTGTTTTCGTCCATGTTCGTTTTCCTCCTTGTCAGCTTCAACACTTTGTGTTTTATTGCCACATAGTGTTAAATTAACACATCGTCTTAAAGGATGCAAGTGAACGAAACAACGTTCTGCGAGATATCCGAATCACAGTGGATACTGGTAGCCTGGCGAGATCAAGGAACTGTGGGCTCATCTAGGCGTGAAACCTAGTATATGATATTATGAATCGCATAGACCGGTTAACTATCTGTTAGGGAGGATGTAGATTCGTGAGGGTTTTCATCAAAAAATTCAACGTAGAAATGCAGATCAAGAACAATGGGCTTGAATTCGAAGTAAGAAACAGCAAGGATGAACATTTGGGTGATCTGGTCGTTACAAAGACCCAACTCATATGGTGCGAAGGGAAAACGCAACCCAAGAATGGGAAAGCCATCTCATGGGAGGATTTCATTCAATACATGAACGGGCTCTGAAGAAGGTGGCCGGTATGATGGAAAAGCCAAGGCCGGAGGACGCCGGGATGAAGGCGGCGGAAAGACAATGAAGATCCAAACACGTTTTCTCGGGCGGAGAGTTTGCACGGATCGTCGCCGGTCTGTTGCCGTACCGATTGAAAGACCGAAAAGATCACGTTAAGCATGCAGGATGTTACACGAGCTCTTTGGATCTAGGGTTCGGATCAAATTCCTCCGCTGTTGGCCAGTGTTCTGATCCGTAACAAGGGGGATGAACATGGAAAAAAAACCAAACCAGAATGGTGTTAATGCGGATAACTGCCGCTGGTATATTACAAAAGCGAAGGTTAAAGAATTATCTACAGGGGCCACCAATAGCTATAACTATATGTTTCGGTTGGCATGTGTTCCAGAGTACACTGTAAAACATGAGTATCAAGGACGCTCCAAAATTTCCAATCTGTTTCTTCCGTGCCGTCTGGATCAGGAGGGGTTTCTACAGGCAGAGATAGATAACAGTCAAAGTGTGATTGCGTTGACTGAGCATTGTTGGTTTAAGACCGGTAGGAATTCCTTTTATATCAAAAAAACACTTCTTTATATTACTGAAAAAAGCATGCCTGCGTTTTTCCTCTTTAAAAACATTAATGTCACGGATGGGCAAGCGTCCACGCCGATCGTTGTTGATGAAATCAGATTGGTGGGATCATAACGTGGAAGCTGAGATCAAATCGCACCGACCACGGTGGCCCGAGACCGCCATATTTTGGGGCGGCGGCGCCACCGCGTCTCTAGGTATGAAAACGACAGTTCAATTGGCAAAGTCGATTTGGACCTTGGCAGATAGAAATTTGACGCTGGAGGAACGGGTCCGATCTGCATTTGGAAATTGGATTGATGATAGGTATGGGCATGTGATTCGCGACCTCCTGCTGATTCTTGGCGACGATTCAATGCCCCTGGGAATTGAGGCCGGAAAACGGCAGTTTGCGGCGCATACGGAAACGGATATCATGGAAATTGTGCAGTATCTCAGAGTGACTTATGACTGGGCGACGTTGCGCGAAGTGATCCATGCGTGTCCGATCCGTCGCGGTGAGTCGCCGGACGGCCAATATGTCCCGATACAAGACATTTTCAATGTGTTGGATTTACATATCGGGAGCGGACTCGGGTTTCGGGTGCCGGGACACGGTCAGTCGCCCGGAATGTTCATACGCCCCGATCGCTTGAGGCATGCACGAAACGCACTCATATTGCTGTTCTTGTTGCTCCACAGTCTCGGCTACCAAGAGTTGATCCATAACAAACAGTCTGTTTTGAAGACGTTTGAACAATTTGCGACTGTTCTGTATGACTTGATGATCGAGGAAGGATTACGGTTGGCGCGGGAAGGGAAGCCACTTCAAGAGCGCAACTTTTATTTATTCAGCTACTCGGTTATTAGCATGAACTGGGATCCACTTTTGCTGTGGCTCATGTTGAATTGCCATAAAAGGGGGAATAATTCTGTCCATGCCCCCTACGTTGGGAATCCGCCACAAAAATTGAAGTTGTTTCTTGATATCGGCGCTCTTTCAGGGGTACGGCAGGTCGACGGCAAGACGCCCGACATCTGGTATTCGTTTAACGAAACTGTGGTGCAACGCATAAATGACCCGGAACACGTCACCGGACGCCGCGCCCGCGTGGGGAAATTCTTTTTTCCGCACGGAAGTTCTTCGTCTCGAGAATGTCCGAATTGCGGCAAGGTGGTGGTGTGTCTCGGAGATGAATGGTCCTTGCAATCGCCTGGTATTTTCCCCCCATTGCCGCTACCGGGACTTCAGTTTGGATTTCGGGCCAAATCTCGGGAGGAGGTGATGGCACGACGTGTCCGTGGATGTTTCGACGGAGTCCAGTGCCCATTTTGCGGTGAGATCACCGAATTGAAGGACACTCCGCTGATTCTTCAGACTAATTTTAAAGGCGGTCATGGTCCGTCCCTTGAACAGATCCAGCGAGACATGAGAGCCTCGCTGGAAGGGGCGAGACATCTTGTATTTCTCGGATACTCGGTGCCGCCGGACGACTTCATATATCGAAGCGTTTTTACCGCGCGAAAGAATCATGCTGAATCGGTATACTGCTCGGTTGTTGTTGGATATGATCCATCGGCTCCGGACAAATGGCTGATTGGAGACGAATTGAAAGCGCACATTCAGCGTGTATCCGAAAGGTCCGGGATCGATATGTCTTTCGTTCAAATGGTTGAGTCCATGTGGTCCATATTCGGGATGCAATATGTGCGGGCATACGCCCGGGGCATCCCCGATGTGTTCTTAGATCCGGGTTCACAGATTGTCAGTGCGGATCGAGTCCGGGAATTGCTTTACCCAGCTAACGGGTTTGCTCCAGGTGTGTTTCCCTCGCATCAAGTTGTCCGCAACTAGGTCTAATCGATGGCTTATATCAGCGTCCAACGGCCACAACACCGTATGTTGGGCCAAGGGGTGAGGGTCCTGTATGATAGAATAGCATAATAGAGTAACGCGTATGAGGTGAGGGCCAATGACCACGCTTCCTTTACGCCATATTTCCATTCGCGTTCCTTGGCACGATACGGCCTGGGATGGACGTGTCTGTACGAATCCACGAGGGAACGCAGCTTGTTTAGCGCTTGATAGAATACGTGAGTCACGCAAGGATGATGACGAGTCCGCAGTTGCCGGGAGGTTGCTCTCTGAGTTGCCGGAATCCCAATGGCCTGCGTGTATCGCGGAACGCGGCACCCTGATGGCACCATTTGAAATTGTTCGGACTGTTGTTCAGCCATATAGTCCAACAAGCGAAGCACACAAACATATTTTACCGACCAAACTGCGTTTGCCGCCTTATTCTGTGGCGGCGATTCCATTCCGCTGGATGAACCGACAGTTCGCCTGGCAGTTGGCTGAAGAACATGGGATAGATGCGTCGCCGGATCGAGAACCTACGGATCCCGAATGGTTGAGAAATAATCGTTGGGTACAGTCGCCCGACAATCAAAAAGCCTTGCTTGAAGGTTTCTTCAGCGCCATCCAGCCGGAACGGTCTTTGTGTTTCTTCTATGCCAAGCAAACCCCGCTGATGGAAGACGAGCGGCGGGTCATCGTCGGTGTGGGCAGAGTAAAACATGTCGGACCGCTCGTAGAATATGAATATGCCGAGGACAGACCCATTCGCTCATACATTTGGGATCGTGTGGTTCAGCATTCCATCGAGCCGGAATTCCGTGACGGCTTTCTGCTTCCGTACCACAGTATTCTGGGAAAACTCCAAGCAGATTCGTCCTTCAATCCGGAGGACTTTGTCGCTTTTGCCCCCGACGATAGGCAGATCGAATTCTCCTATGCTGCAGAACACGTGCTTCATGATGCCGCTATCGCGGGACTCCTCGAGTGTAAACGGTGATCGAGAATTCGATGACCTTGGTGGAAGGCCCTTGGGAGAGGGTTCTACAATGGATTGACGAAAGACTGGGCGAACTTTGGCAACTGCGTGGCCCGTACCCCGGCCTTGGAGCCGCATTATCCGCCTTCGGTGTGCAGTTGGGCAGTTTTCTGGCTTATGAGTTGGCCGCTCAATTGCAGGGCGACGAAGATCCGTGGTCCTTGGTTGATCATGTATTTCGAAATCCGACCGCACTGCCCGCCTCAATGCAAGGGCAAGTCACGAGCGTGTTGCAAGCGAAGTGGAAAGACCTTCATGAGAATAAACCCGAGCGCATTGAGTTGCTGAAGCTCTTGTCTCGATTTGAACTCACCGCAGACCAAGCCAAACGATGGTATGATCCCGAACGACGGGCGGATGCAGGGATTGATGTCACCGACCATGAGATTCTTCAGAATCCCTATCTGATCTTCGAACGTGATCACATGGCGGTCGATCCGGTGAGCATATGGACGATTGACCGGGGCGTGCTGCCGGGCGCATCGGTACTCCGCTCACATCCCCTTCCAGCCTTATCGGCGATGGAAAGCAACGCCGACGTCCGAAGACTGCGCGCGATATTCGTTTTCTTGTTATACCGGGCTGCGGATCGCGGGCACACTTTGCTTCCTCGTGCAGAGTTGATCCGTCAATTCAGGGCTCTCAACATCGACCCGTCCTGTGACATAGACGGCGATTTACTGGATGCCATTCAAGATCAGTTTGCGCCGGATATTCATGTCTGCGAACTCAAAAACGGTTCAGCGGCATACCAACTTCGAGAATTTAACGAAATAGGAATATTTATCCGAAAGACCGTGAAGCAGCGCATCAAAGGAAAGCGGCACGGGTTGTCCGTCGATTGGGTACAGCGGCTCAATGAAAAACTGCCCGGTCCCGTAAACGACGAGCTTGAAAGCAAGGCTCGTGAGGAGAAGGCTGCGTCTTTAAAAGAACTCGCGGAGTCAAGGATCTCTGTCTTGGTCGGCCCGGCCGGGACAGGAAAGACTACATTGCTGTCCGTTCTTTGCAATGAGCCCTCAATCCGTAACGATGGGGTGCTACTTCTGGCTCCCACCGGGAAGGCACGTGTCCGACTGCAACAGTCTACCGGCTTTCACGCTCAAACGTTGGCGCAGTTTCTCCGGCAGTGGGGACGATATGATGAGAATACGGGTTTTTACTACATGTCCGATCACGAACGGTACTCCGGGGCAAAAACCGTAATCATCGACGAAGCGTCCATGCTCACAGAGAACCAGCTCGCCGCCCTGCTGGACGCACTCAGGGGAGTTCAGCGTCTGATTCTCGTGGGCGATCCACGACAGCTGCCACCGATCGGTGCGGGACGGCCGTTTGTCGACATCGTGAATTGGTTAACACCTTCCGATATCGCGACCCGACAACCTAAAGTAGGCGCGGGTTATGCCGAACTGACCATTCGGCGCAGATACCGGGGCGAAACACGTGAAGACCTGCAATTGGCAGAGTGGTTCAGCGGTCGGGCACTCGGACCCGGTGATGATGAGGTATTTAACGCGGCGCTGACCCGGGATGAATCGCCGCATCTTCGGTTCGTAACGTGGAGGGACGAAGCGGAATTGCACGAGCAGTTGCTGACCGTCTTATCTGAGGAACTAGAGCTCAGTGATCGTCTGGATGCCACGGGCTTCGAATTACGTTTGGGAGGGACCGTGTTCGGGAGTTACGTCTACTTCAATCGAGGCGCGGCAAAGCACGTCGAAAAGTGGCAAATATTATCTCCTGTGCGAGGAATGGCACACGGCGTGCGTGATCTCAATCGTTTTATTCAACACACATTCCGACGACGTATGATTCAATCAGCAAAGCTTCCGCCATGGCAACGGAAGATACCTTCTCCGATGGGGGCGGAAGGGATTGTTTACGGAGATAAAGTGATCAATGTGTTAAACCATTCGAGGGACCGGGTATATCCGAATACCTCCGATGCTCTGAAATATGTTGCCAATGGGGAGATCGGAATTGTGGTGGGCCAGTTCAGAAACAAAGGCATGACCACAGCGCCCACAAAACTCCAGGTGGAGTTCGCGTCTCAACAAGGGTTTATGTATGACTATACCAACCGGGATTTTCGTGATGAAGGGAATCCTCTGTTGGAGCTTGCGTATGCCATCACCGTTCACAAAGCACAGGGGAGCGAATTTGGAATCTGTTTTTTGGTCCTACCCCAACCGTGTCGAACCGTAACAAGAGAACTTTTGTACACCGCATTGACCAGACAACAGCAAAAAATCGTCATCCTCATTCAGGGTGAACCCACCGATATTCTGAAGTATTCATCGGATTACTTTTCCGATACGGCACGGAGATTGACCAACCTATTCGAAAGGCCGATGCCGACGGCGATCGGCGATGTCCTTCTGGAAGACAATCTCATTCACAAGTCTGGGAAGGGCGAACCGATGCGTTCCAAGTCAGAGGTTATCATTGCCGATGCACTGGCTTCGGCAGGGATCCAGTACCATTATGAGTTGCCCTTGCGAGGTACGGACGGGCAAATTCGTTATCCGGACTTTACCATCGAAGATGATAACAGAGGGATTACTTATTACTGGGAACATTGTGGAATGCTCTACAATCCACAGTATCGGGAACGATGGGAACGCAAGCTGCAATGGTATCGCTCTCAGAACATCCTTCCGATTGAAGAAGGTGGAGGAGAAAGGGGAACACTCATTGTGACGCAAGACGATGAAAACGGCGGAATCAGCTCACATGAGATAAAACAGTTAATCCAAGACATTTGGGGATAGTAGAAAGAGCAGATGGACAAAGGAAGCTATGGGAAATGGACACGACACTGGCCTCGGGTGGTGCCGGGTACATCGGCGGCCACGTGGTGAAGCGGCTGGTGGAGGCGGGGCCCCGGTAGGCGGAATTTCCCGACGAGGCTTTCTGATTCGTCTGCCTTTTCCGTTGACTTCCAGTGAAAAAAGTAGCCGAACCACTGTTTTTCACGGCGAAAACGAAGGGGCAGTTGGAGGAATTGGCGATGGGTGATCCGGCGATCAAGAAGGCGCTGACGACGTTGGAGTTTTTGAGGCAGGACGAGGAAGCGAGGCATTCAAAAAACCGGTTCATATGAACGATATCGTGGTACAAGCATGGGGACATCTCGCGGGGGACGCCCGGGTGATTCTTCCGATATGAGATCTTCAGCAGGATGTACATGATCCAAGGGGGTACAAACCATGGTTGATTCCGCGGTGTTTTTCTGTTCAAAATGTAGGGGCCTGCAAGGTTATACGGAGTACTTCATTCCGGTTGAAGCGTTCGGAAATTCTCGTGCCCCCGTCGTGATGTTGAGTCTCAACCCTTCCCACCGGGAGTACACAAGTATCCGGCCGGGCGCCAAAACGCACCCATTGTATTCACCGTTGAACAACGACGGTAAGTCGGCAAGGGACTGCCTGAATCGCGACCAGATTCAACGGATAAGGAACCGTCAACGGGATTATTTTCAGACTGGAGAACACCTGGATTGGTTTGATCCGGCGGAGCGCTTCTTGAACATGATTGACACAGATTCGTGGGGACCGCTCTCTTTTGGCATCAATCATTTGGAAAATGTCGCCAACGTGGATATTGTAAAGTGTCCAACGGATCCGGTGTGGGGTAACATTAAGGAAGACCACGACGCGTATATCTCGAATTGCATCCCTTGGTTGATACCACAACTATTTAATGATCACGTCAAACTCATATTCGTCAATGGATCCGGAGTTTATAAAGCGCTTAAGACGTTAACGGATCTGAGAATACGACGCGTTGAAAAGCCACAGTCTGTGAAATTGGATTCAGGCGCTAATTGCGAAGTGTATTATGACAAGGTTTTTGATCTTTTCTCCGACAAGTTCGTTTTTTTAACAGGGACGAGCTGTCGCATCTCGAAGGATCACTATGGACAGTTTCACGAAGGTCCTCAGCGCGAAAGAGTTGCCGAGGTAGTCGAGAATGTGATTCAACGAATGGGCTTATAAATACCGCCCAAAAAAGGCCAGTTTGGCCGAAAGACCGTTCGGCAAGTTCGACCGTATCGGCCCGCGGTGGATGCCCTCGATTCAGTTCGGGACGCATCGCGTTCACCTGATGTGTTTTGGCGACAAAGGATTTTTGTGCCCGATGTCGTATTAAGTCGTATTAAAGTATTAGATAGGACTATAGGCCAAAACTTATGTATTTTGTTCCGGAAGGAGACACCGTTTGTAAATACCGTTGACTCCATATCCACCTCGACTGTTACAGCCGAAGAACAAAAGCCGGATGCAAAGCAATCCGACGATCGCCTCGACAACGTGATTTTTGTCGAAGAGACGCTGCGGCAGATTCAAGCAGAGGTGTTACGCGGCCAAATCATTTCGACATTGAAGCGCCAAGGCTTTCAAGTCACAGACCGCGGTGTCGCCCTGCCGCACGACGTGCAGAAGGAAAGGATTCGTCAACTCCACGCCCTCGCTGTCCGGCACCGGATTCATGAGGCGCGCGGCCTGCGTCAGCACGAACATCGACTTCTCCGATACATAGCCGGTGGATCTGAAGTTGTGCCGGAGAAGATCTCACCAACACTGGTGGAGGTCAGTCGCGGATCCGAGGAAGAGTTGCTCTTCCGGTACGCACGGCTGCACTGGAGCATTCCAATCTCCGCGGGCCAACAGGGGGCGAGTTTACGATTCCCATCAACCGGATTCTCAAAGGGCTGAATAGACAGAGCCTGGTTATCACGGTGCGAAATTTGGTGCTTGATCGTTGGGAACTCTTCATACAGATCCTGTACGAATCCTCCTTTTTCCAAAATCTGACCATGCCCAAAGGCGAAAACCGCATGACGGCGTGCGAAACCCTGGCTGATAATATTAAGAAAAAGAAGATCAAATTGACGGATTTACATACCCATGAGTCTTTTCAAATGGTATGGGAGTTGCTGGGGCAGGAACGGATTCAGAAGATCTTC
This region includes:
- a CDS encoding Druantia anti-phage system protein DruA, translated to MPDVVLSRIKVLDRTIGQNLCILFRKETPFVNTVDSISTSTVTAEEQKPDAKQSDDRLDNVIFVEETLRQIQAEVLRGQIISTLKRQGFQVTDRGVALPHDVQKERIRQLHALAVRHRIHEARGLRQHEHRLLRYIAGGSEVVPEKISPTLVEVSRGSEEELLFRYARLHWSIPISAGQQGASLRFPSTGFSKG
- a CDS encoding ATP-dependent DNA helicase; translated protein: MIENSMTLVEGPWERVLQWIDERLGELWQLRGPYPGLGAALSAFGVQLGSFLAYELAAQLQGDEDPWSLVDHVFRNPTALPASMQGQVTSVLQAKWKDLHENKPERIELLKLLSRFELTADQAKRWYDPERRADAGIDVTDHEILQNPYLIFERDHMAVDPVSIWTIDRGVLPGASVLRSHPLPALSAMESNADVRRLRAIFVFLLYRAADRGHTLLPRAELIRQFRALNIDPSCDIDGDLLDAIQDQFAPDIHVCELKNGSAAYQLREFNEIGIFIRKTVKQRIKGKRHGLSVDWVQRLNEKLPGPVNDELESKAREEKAASLKELAESRISVLVGPAGTGKTTLLSVLCNEPSIRNDGVLLLAPTGKARVRLQQSTGFHAQTLAQFLRQWGRYDENTGFYYMSDHERYSGAKTVIIDEASMLTENQLAALLDALRGVQRLILVGDPRQLPPIGAGRPFVDIVNWLTPSDIATRQPKVGAGYAELTIRRRYRGETREDLQLAEWFSGRALGPGDDEVFNAALTRDESPHLRFVTWRDEAELHEQLLTVLSEELELSDRLDATGFELRLGGTVFGSYVYFNRGAAKHVEKWQILSPVRGMAHGVRDLNRFIQHTFRRRMIQSAKLPPWQRKIPSPMGAEGIVYGDKVINVLNHSRDRVYPNTSDALKYVANGEIGIVVGQFRNKGMTTAPTKLQVEFASQQGFMYDYTNRDFRDEGNPLLELAYAITVHKAQGSEFGICFLVLPQPCRTVTRELLYTALTRQQQKIVILIQGEPTDILKYSSDYFSDTARRLTNLFERPMPTAIGDVLLEDNLIHKSGKGEPMRSKSEVIIADALASAGIQYHYELPLRGTDGQIRYPDFTIEDDNRGITYYWEHCGMLYNPQYRERWERKLQWYRSQNILPIEEGGGERGTLIVTQDDENGGISSHEIKQLIQDIWG